CAGGGATACGGCCATTTCGTTTGACCATGTAGATAAAATGTCGGACGTATTGGGTATAAGGTTCGTGAATGGATTTAGGCTCGAAGTTCTTTGGATCTTGTAAGAGTTGGTTGACGAGAGCCACAGGGAGGTCGTCTTTACTTGTTGCCATGAGGATTTCCAAACGCTTACAAATTTCTGAGTCATTGACCTCGGTGGAAAGTTTGCGCATAGCGTTGAGGAATTTTTGGAAGGCAACTCGCTTCGGTTGAGACATATCCCCAGAAAAACAACAAGTCCTGAGTTGGCAATCGATTTTACGCTATGATCCTCATGTTCTCTCTCGTTTGTTCCCCTTCCAAATGCAACAGGTATTGTCAAATCCATTGCCTCACTGCCCTCAGCACCAAGCAAGATCTGGCCACAATCTGACCCAATAAAATGAGAAATGGTTTTGATCCCAGCGTTGGAACTAAAACCGATGGTTTGTTCATTCTCTAAGTTTTGTGATTGGAATGCATACTTTGAATCTTCTTCTACAACCACTTCACTGATCCTTCCATGTTGGAGTTCAATGGCAGGCACGAGTGGATCATTCAAAAGGACGACAGGAGTGTCCCATCCATTGGCAAACAGATCCCCTTGAGA
This Leptospira biflexa serovar Patoc strain 'Patoc 1 (Paris)' DNA region includes the following protein-coding sequences:
- a CDS encoding phosphatidylinositol phospholipase → MSQPKRVAFQKFLNAMRKLSTEVNDSEICKRLEILMATSKDDLPVALVNQLLQDPKNFEPKSIHEPYTQYVRHFIYMVKRNGRIPADILGNDENSIGTKPGVRSAKKTKTKQAPANGAKSKKSSASLTKSEVSVKKTKSSKSKS